In Miscanthus floridulus cultivar M001 chromosome 8, ASM1932011v1, whole genome shotgun sequence, the sequence CCACAGCACCACGTACAGTCCAACAAACATGAGCACAATCCCCACAAAGCTGCAGCAAGGAAACGATATGAACATCATTAGGTGTAAATAAGTGTGCTGGTTAGCTGGACTCGGCTCAGAATTCAGAGCATGCAGCAGCATTGCATCCCTGTAATTGGCGTGCATTACCATCCCAAGCCGATCCATTGTCCGAAGAAAATGAAGCAGATGAACGCCGAGAAGACCGTCTGAAATGGGTTGAACATGGACACGAGTACAGGCCCCTTGCGCCCAATGCTTGATACCTGGAATGCCGTGCACAGGCCGATCACCACGCCTCCCTACAGTAGCAGAAGTAGTCGTTTCACTTTCTTCAGTCTTTCATTGCAGTTCTTCAAGTTACAAGAACGTAGCATATCATGTGCTGAAAGTCTGAATTCAGTAGATATAGATAGATGTGTATGTGTACCACAAGCACAATTTCGCCAATGATCCTGCTGAGGTTGTCAGCGGTCCCTGCAGTGAGCTTCCCCTCCATCAAGACCTGGACGATAGCACTGAAGATCGACCCCATCATGGCGGTGATGGAACAGATAGACAACGGTGCAGGGAATCTCTTCAGAGCTGCAGCCTAGACCAGCAGCACCACATTCAGCTAGAAATATAATTCAGACGCATAGAAGAATTGCTTACTCTACAGACCCCTGACAGTGACTATTGCTTAATTACCTGCAGAACAGTGTTGCAGGCGAAGATTATGACCCCAGTCAGAAGACAGAAACATCCAAGTATCCAATCGTGCCTGCCTTTGCCATCTGAGAGCTCTTCATCATCGCCGGGAACGGATACGCTGGGAGTAGGGTTCTTCAGGAAGCTGACGCACATTGCCCCGCTGAGGCACACCAGAGTGCCCAAGATCTTCGCTCTGGTGTACTTGCACTTCCAGTCGAACCTCTCAAACCTAATAACACATCAACAGTTAGGACTTAGGACTGCACATGTATACATGTTTAATTTTGTGAACTGACGTTCATGTTTCAGTAAAGTTCAGTCTGTACAACACTGACCCCAGGTAGGCTGCGATGACGAAGATGAAGCCAGGGCAAAGATTAGGCATGGCGGAGGCGATCGCTGGCGAGGTGCGTGCGACACCGAGCATCATGATGACTTGGTATATTGACACCCTACACAATAATGTTGGAATCGGCCACCAAGTAGTGTAATACACACCGAGGGATTAATAATGTACAAGGTACCAAGAAGAAGCCATGAATTGTGGATGCTGAGTCTAGATCGATGCACCAAATCGAACATCCTTACAGCAGATAAATGCCACTAGTACTGCAAGCGTTCATTTGAGTTTCTCTCTTTCAAGGACTAAAGATAACTTCTGGATATATATCTCTTTTAATTATGATTTTCAACGAACGAAtggtattttcctctcacagcaaAAAAAAAGCATAAGCATTAGCATAAACCAAATTTCAATGAAACGAACAGGGCTAAGCCAAATCAGTATAAGCTATTTTGGGGAAATCAAGCATGGCATGcacaaaagtattgaaaaaataaaaataaaaaatatacttCAGAGGAAATTGATCTCTCACCCTCCTAGtgaaatgatgatgagctgaaCAACCAACATGGGGCTCCACACTTTGGGCCATTTCTTCCTGTAGTCAAGGCGATGCATGAAGGGACTAAATCAGCTAAATCTTAATTAACAAGCAACAATTTAAAGTCCCGTTTAATAAAGCTCCGGCTAACGagaaattatttttattttttatttaaaagaACTAGGAGCTGATGAACCAAACGTTCGCGTGCCACTGCCATAGAGAGAGACGCACGCATCCACCCACATACGACGTACATACCTCTCGAGGGCGAGGGCGAAGGGGAGGACCACGATGGAGGAAGCGGCGCATGCGACGACGATGATGAAGAGGGAAGGGACGCCGGCGGCGAGCAGGGCGCTGAGGAACATCATGTAGAGGCCGTAGATGCACTGCACGGCGAAGAGGCCGCATATGGTGACCACGTCGGGGCACGACATGGACATCGAAACGCCGCCGCAGCACAGCATCCTCCT encodes:
- the LOC136472175 gene encoding WAT1-related protein At5g47470-like, producing the protein MDRSRRMLCCGGVSMSMSCPDVVTICGLFAVQCIYGLYMMFLSALLAAGVPSLFIIVVACAASSIVVLPFALALERKKWPKVWSPMLVVQLIIISLGGVSIYQVIMMLGVARTSPAIASAMPNLCPGFIFVIAAYLGFERFDWKCKYTRAKILGTLVCLSGAMCVSFLKNPTPSVSVPGDDEELSDGKGRHDWILGCFCLLTGVIIFACNTVLQAAALKRFPAPLSICSITAMMGSIFSAIVQVLMEGKLTAGTADNLSRIIGEIVLVGGVVIGLCTAFQVSSIGRKGPVLVSMFNPFQTVFSAFICFIFFGQWIGLGCFVGIVLMFVGLYVVLWAKNREDNMFDDLTAPSETGCEIESSLLQ